From the Terriglobia bacterium genome, the window CCAGCAGGTCCCCTCTTTTCCATAGAACTCTCGGACGACCGAAACCATCATCACGAAAGGAACTCCCCATGAATTCATTCAAAATGAAACTGATTACCCTCGGCGTCGCGCTCTTTGCTCTGGCGGCTGTCACTCTGTCCGCGCAGGAGCTGACTTCGCGACAAATTGCCGAGCGCAATAAACCGGGTACCGTGCTCATCATCACCACGTATCAAGCCGACGTCACGGTGCCGGATGCCGAGCTTCCACAAAAAAGCATCGAGGCCCTGCAGCAATATGTTCTTAAGCTTGTTAACCAGGGGACAGTGCCGCGCAATGAGGCAGCGATCCTCAACGCTATCTGGGTCGAACTGTTCACCAATCCTCTGAAATACGTTGTTCCCGGCAACAAGATGCTGCGCACAACGGCCAGAAGCGGGTCCCAGGGAAGTGGGTTCATCATCACTCCTGACGGATACATCGTGACCAACGCGCATGTGGTCTTCAAGGAAGAGGAGATGCTCAAGAGGATGCTCGCCCAACAAGGCCTGCGCACCTTCATCTCCAAGGACATTGAAGACATGCAGAAGGAGCTTGGAGGCAAGATCACGCCGGAGATGGAGAAGCTGGCAATCGAAGGCGCCTCAACATGGTATTCGCACTATATGACCATCGACAAAGTCGAGCGGACCGTTGACACCATGATGGGCGTCAAGCTCGCCGGGATTCCCACGATGGCACAAAAGTTCACGGCCGACGTCCGCACCATGGGTAAACCCACGCCGGGCAAAGACGTGGCCATCATCAAGATTGACCGTAAGGACCTTCCCACCGTCAGCCTGGGAGACGATACGGCAATGAGGACCGGAGACCGGGTTCTCGTGATCGGTTATCCCCAAATGGAAAGCATCCAGATGATTCTGGCGCCTGAGAGCCAGACCGAGACCACTCTCACTTCCGGCCTGGTAAGCGCTCGCAAGACCATGCCCGGCGGCTGGGATGTGCTGCAGACCGACGCCACCATCAACCACGGCAACAGCGGCGGACCCGCCTTCAACGACAAAGGCGAGGCGATCGGCATTGCCACCTTCGGCGCCATTGACTGGAGCAGCGGCAAGGAGATCCCCGGAGTCAACTTCCTGGTGCCGGGAACGGTGATCAAGCAGTACCTGCACGAGATCAACGTCACGCCGCAGCAGAGCCGGCTCTCAGGCTTGTACAACGAAGGCCTGGTTCTGTTTGAACAGAAGCACTACAAGGCCGCTCTGGACAAA encodes:
- a CDS encoding trypsin-like peptidase domain-containing protein, with amino-acid sequence MNSFKMKLITLGVALFALAAVTLSAQELTSRQIAERNKPGTVLIITTYQADVTVPDAELPQKSIEALQQYVLKLVNQGTVPRNEAAILNAIWVELFTNPLKYVVPGNKMLRTTARSGSQGSGFIITPDGYIVTNAHVVFKEEEMLKRMLAQQGLRTFISKDIEDMQKELGGKITPEMEKLAIEGASTWYSHYMTIDKVERTVDTMMGVKLAGIPTMAQKFTADVRTMGKPTPGKDVAIIKIDRKDLPTVSLGDDTAMRTGDRVLVIGYPQMESIQMILAPESQTETTLTSGLVSARKTMPGGWDVLQTDATINHGNSGGPAFNDKGEAIGIATFGAIDWSSGKEIPGVNFLVPGTVIKQYLHEINVTPQQSRLSGLYNEGLVLFEQKHYKAALDKFREINELNPGYPYVQSYIAEARAAVGAGKDVPTTSPVLYVYLGLGALLLMGAIIVGIVLWRRKGPPARPTVMKKPEPPMKASA